In a single window of the Trypanosoma brucei brucei TREU927 chromosome 6, complete sequence genome:
- a CDS encoding receptor-type adenylate cyclase GRESAG 4, putative, which yields MCRQEGGGRGCVYPHGNCRRNLTARSPARRYSMYKHSPVITAMSLLHLLPLLLMWMPPVCADDSAVTVNVLSMMYNSEYYVEKVNAINAGFDASLSAHGWKTGSGATISVIRPPSYNTTAEDIFQLGAKQSEGKLLVVFGPLGTDPVVWVRDKLKENDLVAIAPIAYSGEVRGWNPHLYSISVEPDAELLALIRYAVVYLGLPRVGLMYAKGNGFDKESYEFTMRIMEMMGRKPCGVFAVESSGGRDVLEGELNTKWGQFVAARPQAVLLFSSIADDTTGWFVKKIAQDNRTVDMYLLAPSSFQHFLIKTWSDALVSLNRTFTPGQLITTGTVPLASDNRSSMVRHFQRDMDNYLDTNSDWKGFAKPEHYLKDDKLGEMMVFGWLAGEVLFEALNNAPQLTNRTSFMESLYKQRRYVIDDFVVGDFGGECDEGAALQGAMCNCNQGGSMAHMRVVVNSLSLKPMNSASVTWSVSECSSANVQVSAPLIGLYVVLTDDKVAQRASMRWSLGARSLEEADDVDKRIFFYPLYAESGNAAKTFEKIRDTKAVAAVLGVVTADILSVPNMTFIGPIPLSPRLNKFWRNVIHLQPLLAQQLYVLAVYLSNTSSLGVKALVRWSEASEVVDTLDKSLVTFGVSLDSSKTLGDGDPISSYLSGNGDVFCIGLTPPDVAAVARHLQTHLRARVFVGFGDILLFYQEFVAAFNASKESIASSERLLFATSFPHWAKKNTKSDMVARFHRHVNESHWDPLTFLGFATTRLLQVVISNMRKVNAELLADRIYTESNIRVDDVRFGPFSDAECVSGTSVSANECASNFGATNISVWSMARVLNSSLPRTQVGMTPSMDYVIPQEGQLTQSQIAGIISGCVSALLLFIALGVFLHISLRNARNNNRAAKEPTDPVTLIFTDIESSTALWAAHPDLMPDAVAAHHRMVRSLIGRYKCYEVKTVGDSFMIASKSPFAAVQLAQELQLCFLHHDWGTNALDDSYREFEEQRAEGECEYTPPTAHMDPEVYSRLWNGLRVRVGIHTGLCDIRHDEVTKGYDYYGRTPNMAARTESVANGGQVLMTHAAYLSLSAEEREQIDVTALGAVALRGVSDPVKMYQLNTVPSRNFAALRLDREYFFDEGEDGTTTSTSDHSSSRAELSESAQIIATALQSLLSTFKTAHREKLLLPYCERWRVPLPRKAASEWDDAYCEEVVRRIAVKVGRVADHGAHSGSESSSTQGSSSIIIVPFYDMHLQEY from the coding sequence ATGTGCCGGCAGGAAGGTGGCGGCAGAGGATGTGTGTACCCTCATGGAAACTGCAGGCGGAACCTTACCGCAAGGAGCCCTGCAAGGCGTTACAGCATGTACAAGCACTCACCTGTCATTACTGCTATGTCACTGCTACACttgttgcctttgctacTCATGTGGATGCCACCTGTGTGCGCGGATGACAGTGCTGTGACGGTAAATGTGCTATCCATGATGTACAATTCGGAATATTACGTTGAGAAAGTGAACGCCATCAATGCCGGCTTTGACGCATCACTGAGTGCCCACGGTTGGAAGACGGGCTCCGGTGCGACAATATCTGTCATCCGTCCCCCATCGTACAACACCACAGCTGAGGACATATTTCAGCTGGGGGCGAAacaaagtgaagggaagttaTTAGTTGTATTTGGGCCCCTGGGTACTGACCCTGTCGTTTGGGTTCGTGATAaactaaaggaaaatgatCTTGTTGCCATCGCTCCTATTGCGTACTCCGGTGAGGTCCGTGGTTGGAACCCTCACCTCTATTCAATAAGTGTCGAACCCGATGCTGAGCTCCTCGCCCTCATTCGATACGCTGTTGTTTATCTGGGTCTGCCGCGTGTAGGTTTGATGTATGCGAAGGGTAATGGGTTTGACAAGGAGTCATATGAGTTTACCATGCGAATAATGGAAATGATGGGCCGCAAGCCATGTGGAGTGTTCGCTGTGGAGAGCAGTGGGGGTCGGGACGTCTTGGAGGGTGAATTGAATACCAAGTGGGGGCAATTTGTTGCTGCACGTCCGCAGGCTGTACTGCTATTTTCGTCAATCGCGGATGATACCACCGGGTGGTTTGTCAAGAAGATAGCACAGGACAACCGCACTGTGGACATGTACCTGCTCGCCCCTTCCAGTTTTCAACATTTTCTGATCAAAACATGGAGCGATGCGCTGGTGTCACTTAATCGTACGTTCACTCCTGGACAGCTGATCACAACTGGAACAGTGCCACTCGCTAGTGACAATCGGTCCTCGATGGTTCGGCACTTCCAGCGTGACATGGACAATTACCTGGATACAAACAGTGACTGGAAGGGCTTTGCGAAACCTGAACATTACCTTAAGGACGACAAATTAGGGGAGATGATGGTGTTTGGATGGCTTGCGGGAGAAGTTCTGTTTGAGGCCCTAAACAACGCTCCACAACTGACAAACCGTACTTCATTCATGGAATCTCTGTACAAGCAGCGTCGCTACGTGATTGATGACtttgtggttggtgactttggtggtgagtgcgaTGAGGGCGCTGCATTACAGGGTGCCATGTGTAATTGCAATCAAGGTGGCAGCATGGCGCATATGAGAGTTGTTGTCAACAGCCTCAGTTTGAAGCCTATGAACAGCGCCTCTGTGACGTGGAGTGTATCGGAGTGCTCAAGTGCTAATGTGCAGGTGAGCGCACCGTTAATCGGACTGTATGTAGTCCTTACGGATGATAAAGTTGCACAACGTGCGAGCATGAGGTGGTCGTTGGGCGCTCGGAGCCTCGAGGAAGCGGATGATGTTGATAAGAGAATATTTTTTTACCCACTATACGCAGAGTCAGGAAATGCAGCGAAgacttttgaaaaaattCGTGACACGAAGGCTGTAGCTGCAGTTCTTGGTGTTGTTACCGCTGATATTCTGAGCGTGCCGAATATGACTTTCATTGGCCCTATTCCATTGTCCCCCCGGTTGAACAAGTTCTGGAGAAACGTGATCCATCTGCAACCGCTACTTGCGCAGCAGCTATATGTGCTTGCTGTATACCTCTCCAACACCTCTTCCTTGGGAGTGAAGGCGCTGGTTCGGTGGAGTGAAGCATCTGAGGTTGTAGACACGCTTGATAAGTCATTGGTTACGTTTGGTGTGTCGCTTGATTCCAGTAAGAcacttggtgatggtgacccGATATCGTCATATCTCTCGGGTAATGGAGATGTGTTTTGTATTGGACTCACTCCCCCTGAcgttgctgcggttgcgcGGCACCTTCAGACCCACCTCAGGGCCCGTGTATTCGTTGGGTTCGGtgacattttgttgttttaccagGAGTTTGTGGCTGCATTTAATGCGAGTAAAGAGTCTATTGCCAGCTCAGAGCGGCTCCTATTCGCGACGAGTTTCCCACACTGGGCAAAGAAGAACACGAAATCAGATATGGTTGCGAGATTTCATCGCCATGTAAATGAATCGCATTGGGATCCACTAACGTTCCTGGGCTTTGCTACCACTCGGCTGCTTCAGGTTGTTATCTCCAATATGAGGAAGGTGAATGCAGAGCTGCTGGCAGACCGCATTTACACGGAGTCCAACATCAGAGTGGATGACGTGCGATTTGGACCCTTCAGTGATGCGGAATGTGTTTCTGGTACGAGTGTTTCGGCAAATGAGTGTGCCTCAAACTTTGGAGCCACAAACATTTCTGTATGGTCGATGGCGCGTGTGCTGAATTCAAGCTTGCCCAGGACACAGGTTGGGATGACACCGTCTATGGACTATGTTATTCCGCAAGAGGGTCAACTCACACAGTCACAGATAGCTGGAATAATTTCTGGGTGTGTATCCGccttgttattatttattgCCCTTGGTGTGTTCCTACACATCTCCCTGCGGAACGCTCGTAACAACAACCGTGCAGCCAAGGAACCAACGGACCCcgtgacactaatatttactgacattgagagcagcactgcgttgtgggctgcacaccctgatcTGATGCCCGATGCCGTCGCCGCGCATCATCGTATGGTCCGTTCACTGATTGGGAGGTATAAGTGCTACGAAGTTAAAACTGTTGGGGATTCGTTCATGATAGCGAGTAAGAGtcctttcgctgccgtccaactcgcacaggaactacagctgtgtttcttgcatcatGACTGGGGAACAAATGCACTTGATGATTCTTACCGTGAGTTTGAGGAGCAGCGTGCGGAGGGAGAATGTGAGTACACACCACCAACCGCGCATATGGATCCTGAAGTGTACagtcgtttgtggaatggcctgcgtgtacgtgttggaatccacaccgggttgtgcgacatccgacacgatgaagtgacgaagggatatgactactatgggcggactccaaacatggcagcaaggacggagagtgtagcaaatggtggtcaggtgctgatgacgcATGCGGCGTACCTGTCACTGTCAgctgaggagcgtgagcaaattgATGTCACTGCACTTGGTGCTGTCGCACTTCGCGGTGTGAGTGATCCGGTTAAGATGTACCAGCTGAATACCGTGCCTAGTCGTAACTTTGCTGCATTGCGGCTGGACCGCGAATACTTTTTTGATGAGGGCGAGGATGGCACGACAACCTCCACAAGCGACCACAGTTCTTCACGTGCGGAGCTGAGTGAATCAGCTCAGATAATTGCAACTGCACTACAGTCGCTGTTAAGCACGTTCAAGACAGCGCATCGTgagaagttgttgctgccgtattgtgagcgttggcgtGTGCCTCTTCCCCGTAAAGCTGCATCCGAGTGGGATGACGCCTACTGtgaggaagtggtgcgtcGCATTGCGGTTAAGGTTGGGCGCGTCGCTGACCATGGCGCTCATAGTGGAAGTGAGTCGTCAAGTACGCAAGGCAGTTCATCAATTATTATCGTCCCCTTTTACGACATGCACCTTCAGGAATACTAA
- a CDS encoding receptor-type adenylate cyclase GRESAG 4, putative — protein MCRQEGGGRGCVYPHGNCRRNLTARSPARRYSMYKHSPVITAMSLLHLLPLLLMWMPPVCADDSAVTVNVLSMMYNSEYYVEKVNAINAGFDASLSAHGWKTGSGATISVIRPPSYNTTAEDIFQLGAKQSEGKLLVVFGPLGTDPVVWVRDKLKENDLVAIAPIAYSGEVRGWNPHLYSISVEPDAELLALIRYAVVYLGLPRVGLMYAKGNGFDKESYEFTMRIMEMMGRKPCGVFAVESSGGRDVLEGELNTKWGQFVATRPQAVLLFSSIADDTTGWFVKKIAQDNRTVDMYLLAPSSFQHFLIKTWSDALVSLNRTFTPGQLITTGTVPLASDNRSSMVRHFQRDMDNYLDTNSDWKGFAKPEHYLKDDKLGEMMVFGWLAGEVLFEALNNAPQLTNRTSFMESLYKQRRYVIDDFVVGDFGGECDEGAALQGAMCNCNQGGSMAHMRVVVNSLSLKPMNSASVTWSVSECSSANVQVSAPLIGLYVVLTDDKVAQRASMRWSLGARSLEEADDVDKRIFFYPLYAESGNAAKTFEKIRDTKAVAAVLGVVTADILSVPNMTFIGPIPLFPRLNKFWRNVIHLQPLLAQQLYVLAVYLSNTSSLGVKALVRGGEASEVVDTLDKSLVTFGVSLDSSKTLGDGDPISSYLSGNGDVFCIGLTPPDVAAVARHLQTHLRARVFVPFNDILLFYQEFVVAFNASKESIASSERLLFATSFPHWAEKNTKSDMVARFHRHVNESHWDPLTFLGFATTRLLQVVISNMKKVNAELLADRIYTESNIRVDDVRFGPFSDAECVSGTSVSANECASNFGATNISVWSMARVLNSSLPRTQVGMTPSMDYVIPQEGQLTQSQIAGIISGCVSALLLFIALGVFLHISLRNARNNNRAPKEPTDPVTLIFTDIESSTALWAAHPDLMPDAVAAHHRMVRSLIGRYKCYEVKTVGDSFMIASKSPFAAVQLAQELQLCFLHHDWGTNAVDDSYREFEEQRAEGECEYTPPTAHMDPEVYSRLWNGLRVRVGIHTGLCDIRHDEVTKGYDYYGRTPNMAARTESVANGGQVLMTHAAYMSLSAEDRKQIDVTALGAVALRGVSDPVKMYQLNTVPSRNFAALRLDREYFFDEGEDGTTTSTSDHSSSRAELSESAQIIATALQSLLSTFKTAHREKLLLPYCERWRVPLPRKAASEWDDAYCEEVVRRIAVKVGRVADHGAHSGSESSSTQGSSSIIIVPFYDMHLQEY, from the coding sequence ATGTGCCGGCAGGAAGGTGGCGGCAGAGGATGTGTGTACCCTCATGGAAACTGCAGGCGGAACCTTACCGCAAGGAGCCCTGCAAGGCGTTACAGCATGTACAAGCACTCACCTGTCATTACTGCTATGTCACTGCTACACttgttgcctttgctacTCATGTGGATGCCACCTGTGTGCGCGGATGACAGTGCTGTGACGGTAAATGTGCTATCCATGATGTACAATTCGGAATATTACGTTGAGAAAGTGAACGCCATCAATGCCGGCTTTGACGCATCACTGAGTGCCCACGGTTGGAAGACGGGCTCCGGTGCGACAATATCTGTCATCCGTCCCCCATCGTACAACACCACAGCTGAGGACATATTTCAGCTGGGGGCGAAacaaagtgaagggaagttaTTAGTTGTATTTGGGCCCCTGGGTACTGACCCTGTCGTTTGGGTTCGTGATAaactaaaggaaaatgatCTTGTTGCCATCGCTCCTATTGCGTACTCCGGTGAGGTCCGTGGTTGGAACCCTCACCTCTATTCAATAAGTGTCGAACCCGATGCTGAGCTCCTCGCCCTCATTCGATACGCTGTTGTTTATCTGGGTCTGCCGCGTGTAGGTTTGATGTATGCGAAGGGTAATGGGTTTGACAAGGAGTCATATGAGTTTACCATGCGAATAATGGAAATGATGGGCCGCAAGCCATGTGGAGTGTTCGCTGTGGAGAGCAGTGGGGGTCGGGACGTCTTGGAGGGTGAATTGAATACCAAGTGGGGGCAATTTGTTGCTACACGTCCGCAGGCTGTACTGCTATTTTCGTCAATCGCGGATGATACCACCGGGTGGTTTGTCAAGAAGATAGCACAGGACAACCGCACTGTGGACATGTACCTGCTCGCCCCTTCCAGTTTTCAACATTTTCTGATCAAAACATGGAGCGATGCGCTGGTGTCACTTAATCGTACGTTCACTCCTGGACAGCTGATCACAACTGGAACAGTGCCACTCGCTAGTGACAATCGGTCCTCGATGGTTCGGCACTTCCAGCGTGACATGGACAATTACCTGGATACAAACAGTGACTGGAAGGGCTTTGCGAAACCTGAACATTACCTTAAGGACGACAAATTAGGGGAGATGATGGTGTTTGGATGGCTTGCGGGAGAAGTTCTGTTTGAGGCCCTAAACAACGCTCCACAACTGACAAACCGTACTTCATTCATGGAATCTCTGTACAAGCAGCGTCGCTACGTGATTGATGACtttgtggttggtgactttggtggtgagtgcgaTGAGGGCGCTGCATTACAGGGTGCCATGTGTAATTGCAATCAAGGTGGCAGCATGGCGCATATGAGAGTTGTTGTCAACAGCCTCAGTTTGAAGCCTATGAACAGCGCCTCTGTGACGTGGAGTGTATCGGAGTGCTCAAGTGCTAATGTGCAGGTGAGCGCACCGTTAATCGGACTGTATGTAGTCCTTACGGATGATAAAGTTGCACAACGTGCGAGCATGAGGTGGTCGTTGGGCGCTCGGAGCCTCGAGGAAGCGGATGATGTTGATAAGAGAATATTTTTTTACCCACTATACGCAGAGTCAGGAAATGCAGCGAAgacttttgaaaaaattCGTGACACGAAGGCTGTAGCTGCAGTTCTTGGTGTTGTTACCGCTGATATTCTGAGCGTGCCGAATATGACTTTCATTGGCCCTATTCCACTGTTCCCCCGGTTGAACAAGTTCTGGAGAAACGTGATCCATCTGCAACCGCTACTTGCGCAGCAGCTATATGTGCTTGCTGTATACCTCTCCAACACCTCTTCCTTGGGAGTGAAGGCGCTTGTTCGCGGGGGTGAAGCATCTGAGGTTGTAGACACGCTTGATAAGTCATTGGTTACGTTTGGTGTGTCGCTTGATTCCAGTAAGAcacttggtgatggtgacccGATATCGTCATATCTCTCGGGTAATGGAGATGTGTTTTGTATTGGACTCACTCCCCCTGAcgttgctgcggttgcgcGGCACCTTCAGACCCACCTCAGGGCCCGTGTATTCGTTCCATTCAAtgacattttgttgttttaccagGAGTTTGTGGTTGCGTTTAATGCGAGTAAAGAGTCTATTGCCAGCTCAGAGCGGCTCCTATTCGCGACGAGTTTCCCACACTGGGCGGAGAAGAACACGAAATCAGATATGGTTGCGAGATTTCATCGCCATGTAAATGAATCGCATTGGGATCCACTAACGTTCCTGGGCTTTGCTACCACTCGGCTGCTTCAGGTTGTTATCTCCaatatgaagaaagtgaatgcaGAGCTGCTGGCAGACCGCATTTACACGGAGTCCAACATCAGAGTGGATGACGTGCGATTTGGACCCTTCAGTGATGCGGAATGTGTTTCTGGTACGAGTGTTTCGGCAAATGAGTGTGCCTCAAACTTTGGAGCCACAAACATTTCTGTATGGTCGATGGCGCGTGTGCTGAATTCAAGCTTGCCCAGGACACAGGTTGGGATGACACCGTCTATGGACTATGTTATTCCGCAAGAGGGTCAACTCACACAGTCACAGATAGCTGGAATAATTTCTGGGTGTGTATCCGccttgttattatttattgCCCTTGGTGTGTTCCTACACATCTCCCTGCGGAACGCTCGTAACAACAACCGTGCACCCAAGGAGCCAACGGACCCcgtgacactaatatttactgacattgagagcagcactgcgttgtgggctgcacaccctgatcTGATGCCCGATGCCGTCGCCGCGCATCATCGTATGGTCCGTTCACTGATTGGGAGGTATAAGTGCTACGAAGTTAAAACTGTTGGGGATTCGTTCATGATAGCGAGTAAGAGtcctttcgctgccgtccaactcgcacaggaattacagctgtgtttcttgcatcatGACTGGGGAACAAATGCAGTTGATGATTCTTACCGTGAGTTTGAGGAGCAGCGTGCGGAGGGAGAATGTGAGTACACACCACCAACCGCGCATATGGATCCTGAAGTGTACagtcgtttgtggaatggcctgcgtgtacgtgttggaatccacaccgggttgtgcgacatccgacacgatgaagtgacgaagggatatgactactatgggcggactccaaacatggcagcaaggacggagagtgtagcaaatggtggtcaggtgctgatgacgcATGCGGCGTACATGTCGCTGTCAGCTGAGGATCGTAAGCAAATTGATGTCACTGCACTTGGTGCTGTCGCACTTCGCGGTGTGAGTGATCCGGTTAAGATGTACCAGCTGAATACCGTGCCTAGTCGTAACTTTGCTGCATTGCGGCTGGACCGCGAATACTTTTTTGATGAGGGCGAGGATGGCACGACAACCTCCACAAGCGACCACAGTTCTTCACGTGCGGAGCTGAGTGAATCAGCTCAGATAATTGCAACTGCACTACAGTCGCTGTTAAGCACGTTCAAGACAGCGCATCGTgagaagttgttgctgccgtattgtgagcgttggcgtGTGCCTCTTCCCCGTAAAGCTGCATCCGAGTGGGATGACGCCTACTGtgaggaagtggtgcgtcGCATTGCGGTTAAGGTTGGGCGCGTCGCTGACCATGGCGCTCATAGTGGAAGTGAGTCTTCAAGTACGCAAGGCAGTTCATCAATTATTATCGTCCCCTTTTACGACATGCACCTTCAGGAATACTAA
- a CDS encoding receptor-type adenylate cyclase GRESAG 4, putative — translation MCRQEGGGRGCVYPHGNCRRNLTARSPARRYSMYKHSPVITAMSLLHLLPLLLMWMPPVCADDSAVTVNVLSMMYNSEYYVEKVNAINAGFDASLSAHGWKTGSGATISVIRPPSYNTTAEDIFQLGAKQSEGKLLVVFGPLGTDPVVWVRDKLKENDLVAIAPIAYSGEVRGWNPHLYSISVEPDAELLALIRYAVVYLGLPRVGLMYAKGNGFDKESYEFTMRIMEMMGRKPCGVFAVESSGGRDVLEGELNTKWGQFVATRPQAVLLFSSIADDTTGWFVKKIAQDNRTVDMYLLAPSSFQHFLIKTWSDALVSLNRTFTPGQLITTGTVPLASDNRSSMVRHFQRDMDNYLDTNSDWKGFAKPEHYLKDDKLGEMMVFGWLAGEVLFGALNNAPQLTNRTSFMESLYKQRRYVIDDFVVGDFGGECDEGAALQGAMCNCNQGGSMAHMRVVDDSLSLKPMKKGSVTWSVSECSSANVRVSAPLIGLYVVLTDDKVAQRASMRWSLGARSLEEADDVDKRIFFHSLKVNLKNLTQSLEQVRDTKAVAAVLGVVTADILSVPNMTFIGPIPLFPRLNKFWRNVIHLQPLLAQQLYVLAVYLSNTSSMGVKALVRGGEASEVVDTLDKSLVTFGVSLDSSKTLGDDDPMSSYLSGNGDVFCIGLTPPDVAAVARHLQTHRRARVFVPFNDILLFYQEFVAAFNASKESIASSERLLFATSFPHWAEKNTKSDMVARFHRHVNESHWDPLTFLGFATTRLLQVVISNMRKVNAELLADRIYTESNIRVDDVRFGPFSDAECVSGTSVSANECASNFGATNISVWSMARVLNSSLPRTQVGMTPSMDYVIPQEGQLTQSQIAGIISGCVSALLLFIALGVFLHISLRNARNNNRAPKEPTDPVTLIFTDIESSTALWAAHPDLMPDAVAAHHRMVRSLIGRYKCYEVKTVGDSFMIASKSPLAAVQLAQELQLCFLHHDWGTNAVDDSYREFEEQRAEGECEYTPPTAHMDPEVYSRLWNGLRVRVGIHTGLCDIRHDEVTKGYDYYGRTPNMAARTESVANGGQVLMTHAAYMSLSAEDRKQIDVTALGAVALRGVSDPVKMYQLNTVPSRNFAALRLDREYFFDEGEDGTTTSTSDHSSSRAELSESAQIIATALQSLLSTFKTAHREKLLLPYCERWRVPLPRKAASEWDDAYCEEVVRRIAVKVGRVADHGAHSGSESSSTQGSSSIIIVPFYDMHLQEY, via the coding sequence ATGTGCCGGCAGGAAGGTGGCGGCAGAGGATGTGTGTACCCTCATGGAAACTGCAGGCGGAACCTTACCGCAAGGAGCCCTGCAAGGCGTTACAGCATGTACAAGCACTCACCTGTCATTACTGCTATGTCACTGCTACACttgttgcctttgctacTCATGTGGATGCCACCTGTGTGCGCGGATGACAGTGCTGTGACGGTAAATGTGCTATCCATGATGTACAATTCGGAATATTACGTTGAGAAAGTGAACGCCATCAATGCCGGCTTTGACGCATCACTGAGTGCCCACGGTTGGAAGACGGGCTCCGGTGCGACAATATCTGTCATCCGTCCCCCATCGTACAACACCACAGCTGAGGACATATTTCAGCTGGGGGCGAAacaaagtgaagggaagttaTTAGTTGTATTTGGGCCCCTGGGTACTGACCCTGTCGTTTGGGTTCGTGATAaactaaaggaaaatgatCTTGTTGCCATCGCTCCTATTGCGTACTCCGGTGAGGTCCGTGGTTGGAACCCTCACCTCTATTCAATAAGTGTCGAACCCGATGCTGAGCTCCTCGCCCTCATTCGATACGCTGTTGTTTATCTGGGTCTGCCGCGTGTAGGTTTGATGTATGCGAAGGGTAATGGGTTTGACAAGGAGTCATATGAGTTTACCATGCGAATAATGGAAATGATGGGCCGCAAGCCATGTGGAGTGTTCGCTGTGGAGAGCAGTGGGGGTCGGGACGTCTTGGAGGGTGAATTGAATACCAAGTGGGGGCAATTTGTTGCTACACGTCCGCAGGCTGTACTGCTATTTTCGTCAATCGCGGATGATACCACCGGGTGGTTTGTCAAGAAGATAGCACAGGACAACCGCACTGTGGACATGTACCTGCTCGCCCCTTCCAGTTTTCAACATTTTCTGATCAAAACATGGAGCGATGCGCTGGTGTCACTTAATCGTACGTTCACTCCTGGACAGCTGATCACAACTGGAACAGTGCCACTCGCTAGTGACAATCGGTCCTCGATGGTTCGGCACTTCCAGCGTGACATGGACAATTACCTGGATACAAACAGTGACTGGAAGGGCTTTGCGAAACCTGAACATTACCTTAAGGACGACAAATTAGGGGAGATGATGGTGTTTGGATGGCTTGCGGGAGAAGTTCTGTTTGGGGCCCTAAACAACGCTCCACAACTGACAAACCGTACTTCATTCATGGAATCTCTGTACAAGCAGCGTCGCTACGTGATTGATGACtttgtggttggtgactttggtggtgagtgcgaTGAGGGCGCTGCATTACAGGGTGCCATGTGTAATTGCAATCAAGGTGGCAGCATGGCGCATATGAGAGTTGTTGATGACAGCCTCAGTTTGAAGCCTATGAAGAAAGGCTCTGTGACGTGGAGTGTATCGGAGTGCTCAAGTGCTAATGTGCGGGTGAGCGCACCGTTAATCGGACTGTATGTAGTCCTTACGGATGATAAAGTTGCACAACGTGCGAGCATGAGGTGGTCGTTGGGCGCTCGGAGCCTCGAGGAAGCGGATGATGTTGATAAGAGAATATTTTTCCATTCCTTAAAGGTTAATTTGAAAAATTTAACGCAATCACTTGAACAAGTAAGGGACACGAAGGCTGTAGCTGCAGTTCTTGGTGTTGTTACCGCTGATATTCTGAGCGTGCCGAATATGACTTTCATTGGCCCTATTCCACTGTTCCCCCGGTTGAACAAGTTCTGGAGAAACGTGATCCATCTGCAACCGCTACTTGCGCAGCAGCTATATGTGCTTGCTGTATACCTCTCCAACACCTCTTCCATGGGAGTGAAGGCGCTTGTTCGCGGGGGTGAAGCATCTGAGGTTGTAGACACGCTTGATAAGTCATTGGTTACGTTTGGTGTGTCGCTTGATTCCAGTAAGACACTTGGTGATGATGACCCAATGTCGTCATATCTCTCGGGTAATGGAGATGTGTTTTGTATTGGACTCACTCCCCCTGAcgttgctgcggttgcgcGGCACCTTCAGACCCACCGCAGGGCCCGTGTATTCGTTCCATTCAAtgacattttgttgttttaccagGAGTTTGTGGCTGCATTTAATGCGAGTAAAGAGTCTATTGCCAGCTCAGAGCGGCTCCTATTCGCGACGAGTTTCCCACACTGGGCGGAGAAGAACACGAAATCAGATATGGTTGCGAGATTTCATCGCCATGTAAATGAATCGCATTGGGATCCACTAACGTTCCTGGGCTTTGCTACCACTCGGTTGCTTCAGGTTGTTATCTCCAATATGAGGAAGGTGAATGCAGAGCTGCTGGCAGACCGCATTTACACGGAGTCCAACATCAGAGTGGATGACGTGCGATTTGGACCCTTCAGTGATGCGGAATGTGTTTCTGGTACGAGTGTTTCGGCAAATGAGTGTGCCTCAAACTTTGGAGCCACAAACATTTCTGTATGGTCGATGGCGCGTGTGCTGAATTCAAGCTTGCCCAGAACACAGGTTGGGATGACACCGTCTATGGACTATGTTATTCCGCAAGAGGGTCAACTAACACAGTCACAGATAGCTGGAATAATTTCTGGGTGTGTATCCGccttgttattatttattgCCCTTGGTGTGTTCCTACACATCTCCCTGCGGAACGCTCGTAACAACAACCGTGCACCCAAGGAACCAACGGACCCcgtgacactaatatttactgacattgagagcagcactgcgttgtgggctgcacaccctgatcTGATGCCCGATGCCGTCGCCGCGCATCATCGTATGGTCCGTTCACTGATTGGGAGGTATAAGTGCTACGAAGTTAAAACTGTTGGGGATTCGTTCATGATAGCGAGTAAGAGTCCTTTGGCTGCCGTCCAACTCGCACAGGAATTACAactgtgtttcttgcatcatGACTGGGGAACAAATGCAGTTGATGATTCTTACCGTGAGTTTGAGGAGCAGCGTGCGGAGGGAGAATGTGAGTACACACCACCAACCGCGCATATGGATCCTGAAGTGTACagtcgtttgtggaatggcctgcgtgtacgtgttggaatccacaccgggttgtgcgacatccgacacgatgaagtgacgaagggatatgactactatgggcggactccaaacatggcagcaaggacagagagtgtagcaaatggtggtcaggtgctgatgacgcATGCGGCGTACATGTCGCTGTCAGCTGAGGATCGTAAGCAAATTGATGTCACTGCACTTGGTGCTGTCGCACTTCGCGGTGTGAGTGATCCGGTTAAGATGTACCAGCTGAATACCGTGCCTAGTCGTaactttgctgcattacggCTGGACCGCGAATACTTTTTTGATGAGGGCGAGGATGGCACGACAACCTCCACGAGCGACCACAGTTCTTCACGTGCGGAGCTGAGTGAATCAGCTCAGATAATTGCAACTGCACTACAGTCGCTGTTAAGCACGTTCAAGACAGCGCATCGTgagaagttgttgctgccgtattgtgagcgttggcgtGTGCCTCTTCCCCGTAAAGCTGCATCCGAGTGGGATGACGCCTACTGtgaggaagtggtgcgtcGCATTGCAGTTAAGGTTGGGCGCGTCGCTGACCATGGCGCTCATAGTGGAAGTGAGTCGTCAAGTACGCAAGGCAGTTCATCAATTATTATCGTCCCCTTTTACGACATGCACCTTCAGGAATACTAA